The DNA window CATCGAGGAGGAGCATTACAGCGTCTTCGTCGCCGTCACAATTGGCTGTAGTAATATTATTACTAATTACTATAGTATGATACTTAGCTGCACTAAGCGAGTAGACCCACTGGTCGGGAGGTCCAACATACTCAACTCTGCGTACTTTCAACAACACCCCCATTTCTGTGGCCTTGGAGTGTGTTCTGAAACCATGCGAAGCCCAAGTAGCTAAGACAGAATTCTTGCGCTTGGAGACGAATCCAATAAACTCTATGAACCTCTTCGCTTGAATGCCATATAGATTCAATCTATACACAGTCGAGACCGGTACATCGCCACCTTTTCTAGAATGATACTTCTCAACGATATTTCCTCTGCGTGAGTTGGCATTTCTGTCAACCCCCCAACTGGAGTAGAGACCAAACTTCGATATGAGGAGGGTATCAATGTCCTCAAGCAGTGCGCGATTGACACTGTAAACGGCTATCATGGGCTTTGAAGGAACAACGCTTCCATCTCCCTCGAAGTACGCCTTGAGCATCTCTGCAACGGCTTCACGTGGCAGTGTGAAAACAAGAGACGGAACGCGTTTGCTGTACGCGTTCTTTCCAGTCTTCAGAACTTCCATGAACAGCAGGTAGAGAATGCGTGAGCCAACTGTAACCTTCCCGTCTCCCTCATAGATACCAAAACCGTCTCCGAAAGCTTCTCTGAGTGCTCTCTTAAGGTCCTCCCTAACCTCTTCATCTGCTATCGAGAAGCTCAGCTGGTAGACGCTTTCGCTCTCCCGTGCATAGCCCTCCGCAAGATAGTATCCAACGATGCGGAGGAGAGGCTTGAGAGGCACGAACCGCTTGATTCTTACTTTATCGCGCTTAAATCCAAGCCAGCAGGAAGGTACTTCCTCAATGGATATCCCTTTCTCCGTGAGAACCCTTAGAAGGATGCTCAAAGGTATGGAGTCTCTGCGCAGGTAGTCTTCTTTTACATCAGCCTCAACTGAGCGGAGCCACTCTGCTATTCCACGAACCATTATCCTATCGTGAAGATGAGCAAACTCCTCTCTGGAGAACTCCTTCAGCAGATCAATGTACTCTGTGTTCTTTTCTGGAAGCTCCAAATTAGGCACGAGAATCCTATCTCCTTCCCTAACCTCAAAAGCTCTCTTCTCAACGAATTTGCCGTTTTCGTAGACAAGCACTGGATGATCAACCGTCGTCTCAAAGCTCCTGCCGAGCTCAAGCTCGAACCTTATCATGTGGTCCGTCGATGGAGCCTTTATGACGTCCTCTATATCGGTGAGAACAACCTTTCCGCTCTCAGGGTCAAATGAATAGACCTTAACGTCCGCCTTCGGCTTCTTCCTCACGTAGACCATGTTTTCGTACCGCTCGTCTTCAAAGAGGTCGTAGAGTTCCTTAAGGGTTATCCTCTGAGGAACACCGTTAATCTGGACGAGTATCCTTGTATCACCTGGGAAGCAGTTCCTCCTCTTTGCGGCGTGGTAATACGGATGGGCATAACCAACGAGGACATCGGAGAAGCCGATTATCCTCCCGATGATTCCGGCTGAAGTGTGTGGGGCGAGGCCTATCACGAGGTGGCCTATGAGATCCTCCATCTTCTCGGCGTTGTAGAAGCGCGGAAGGCCGTAAAACTTCTCGAGGAGATCATCGATGAAGCGCGCCACCTTGAGGAGGTATCTCCCAGCCTCGTAGGGCAGAATAACGTCCTGAACCTTCAGCTCGAGTATCTGGTCGTCCCTCTCGAGAGGCCTGCCCTCGAAGTCGTGGGTGTAACCGAGCTCCCTCAGCTTCTCGACGCTCGTCCCTATCTCCTTAGGCTTGAAGTGAGTTATTGGAGCGTCGGTCGCGTCGAAACGGATCGTGCCATCCTTAAAGACGTAGACGTCGTTTTTCACCCTGAGGAGACCCTTTTCCAGCGGCTCGGCCATCTTGTAGCCGGACGTCATGCCCTTAACGCCCTTGAGCCTGTCTATGCCATAAACTTTGACGTTGTCCATGGCCTGCCTTAACAGATCGGCCGGCTTTATTTCCCTCTCCGCGTAGGGCTTGAGCTCAACGTCGCACTTCGGACAGCGGTAGCCGAAGTCCTTCGCATCGCTCTCCGGATAATCGGCCCCACACTTCGAGCAGTGCCAGAGAAGCTCCTTCCTCGTACCGCAGACGGGACAGAGGTGCTCCGGGCCAACGTGACCACACTTAGGACACTTGAAGAAGGCTATCTCAACCCTGGCCGTTTTTCCTTCCTCGGCGGCTTTCTTGATGTCCCTGCTCTGGCCGCCTGCGAGGCCTATCGGGAAGAGAACCTGAACCGGCGGCTTCATCTTTCTCTCCTTGGCCTTCTCGGGCCTTCCCATCCTCGCCCCGATCCAGCTTATCCCCCTATCCCTGAGCTTTATCCTGTTGTTCTCGTTGATGATGTCGATGACGGTGTGGAACGGCTTCGCCTTGAACTCCCACTCGAGGTTGCCTAGAGGTGTCAGAAGGGCCGCGCTCCATGGGTACTCAACGACGATGACCTTCCTCTTCTTCTCGATCCTCTCAAGCCTGTGGGGCAGGCCGAGGAGCTCAAGGTAGCGTTTGATAGTTTTATCGTTCTCGAGGACGACCTTCTTCGCGAAGCGGTTCTTTCTGAACTCACCCCACTCGATTTGGGCATTGAGCAGGGCCTTCTGGAGTTCTTCGACTTCCTCCGGCTTGAGGGTGTTCCAGTAGAGGGTGTAGTAGGGGTGAAACGGTATGTCGAGAACAGTTGAAAGGTGAATGGCAGTCTCAACATCTGGCCTAACCCTGAGCGGATCCCTAAGAAGGTTCCACAGGAAATCGGGGTCAACCTCAAGGTATTCAGCCGCTTCCTCAACGGCTTCCCTGTCGTTCTCCGCGAAGGGTTGAAGTTCGACCTCGTAGAGGTCTTTGACGGCCTGGACTAGCTCTTGAACCCACCACTCTTCTACGTAGTTCGCCGGAAGGAGCGTCTGGTTGTTCTCGACGAAGTCGCCGAAGTTTACGAGGGCATCGCCAACGTAGAGGATCTCGTCAACCTCGTTCCTGACCTTTAGAGCCGTTTCATAGTCATCTACCCTTACCACGCTCCCGTTCTTGAGCCTAACGATCGGACCCTCCACCGTAGTCGCTGGAGTCACGATACAGCCCTTACCAGGCCTTTCCGTCTTCATCTGGGTACCAATCGCTATGAACTCGTCCAGAATGAGCATCGTTGCAGGATTGACGCTCCAGGTCGCAAAGCCAGAAACCCTTGAGCGGCCGTACCTGAGCCGGAAGCCGCCGTTAGTCGAAGGCTCGGCGAAGAGAGGCCTTCCCCCGATTATCTCCTTGGTGTACTTTTTGTTGGGAGCGATGTTGGTCCTGAACTTCTCGTAGAGCTCGTAGTAGAAGCCCTTCTCAACTTTCTCCATCTTTTCCGCAACGCTTTCACTCCCAGAATCTTCGGCCTTTGTCTCTTCTTTCTTTTCCTCTCCACCCTTGCCCTTCTCCTTGGCTTCCACGAACTCCTTTATCCAGTCCCAGCCCTCGATTCCCATCTTGTCTATGTACTTCACGAGCTTCTTCGCCTTCTGGAGGACACCTTCAGCGAGAACTAGTATAGCACCGCCACGGAGATGGTTCGTCTCGACACCAGGGACGTTTCTGTGGGAGACCTCTACCTTATCCGTCTCTTCACCGGTTATCTCGATCGGGATGTTCCTCATGGCCAGTCTTACTTCATCTGCTTCAGGGTGGTACTGTAGCCTCGTAACAGCCCTGTGGTAAAGGTCAACCTCCTCCACCATCCTCTCTATGTGCTTATCACTCGGCTTGAAGCGGTCGAGACCGAGCTTCTTCCTCACGTAGTCACCAACGAGGACGCTCAGGGCCTGAGCCGTTCCACCGGAACTCCTGATCGGGCCAGCGTAGTAGAGAGCCAAATATTCGCTCCCGTCGGTCCACTCGTTGCGCTTAATTTTAACGTCAGCAATGCCCTCAAGGGGAGCAGAGACTATGCCCTCCGTCAGGATGGCAAGGGCCGTTCTAACGGCCTGCTCCGCGTACTTCTCCTTGCTCCCGAGATCGCCGAACCTGCCCTCGATTATCTCATCAACAACCTTCAGGGCCGCTATTTCCTTCCCGTATTCCTTCACGAGCTCCCTTATCCTCTCTGCCACCCCGGGAGGTCCAACGAGGCTCTCAACACGGCCGGCCATGTCGGTTGCCTGGGGCACCTCAACGTCCAGGCTCGGGTCCTTCCCCTGGGCGCGGGCCTTCCTCGCTATTTCATAGGCCCGGTCTATCTCGCGCTGGAGTGACTCGAAGTAGGCCTTCATTTCAGGTGAGTACAACTCCTCGCTCATTCAAACCCCCTCGCAGAACTGGTCAAACCTAACTACGGCCCTCAGACGGGCAGTTTCAACATCTATTATTGGAACCCTAGCGGGAGTCGGGATTATGTTCACCATCTTCTGGAACTCAGTCTGGGCCTGCCACGTACCGGTGTTTATGACGAAGACGCCGTTGTATGTCTTATATTCCATAACGTGGACGTGGCCAGCCTGGAAAAGGTCGGGAACGCTCTCGATGACGAGCGTATCTTCTGGATCGGGCGCTATCGGAACCTTGTTTCCGAAGGTTGGAGCTATGTGCCTGAGCTTCAGAAGCTCCACCATTGCCTCGGCAGGACTGTGGTGGCTCCTGTTAGGGACGAAATCAACGACGTCCTCGATTCCCCTCCCATGGGCTATGAGGAAGTCTCTGCCGTGGAGCCTTATCACAGCAGGGTTGCTGATTATCACCGCGTTCTTGAGCTTGTAGAGCGGCTTCGCATACTCTTCGTAGAAGCCAGGCTGTGGAAGGGCCGTTCTGGCCGCGTCGTGGTTTCCAGGGCCGATGAACATCGTTATGTGATCCGGAACCTGCTTCAGCAGGTTTGCCAGAGCCTCATACTGGTCGAAGATGTCCGGGATAGCCAGCTCGTTGTACTGGCCGGGGTAGATGCCGACGCCGTCAACGACATCGCCGCCGAGGATGAGGTACTTAACCCTGCTCACCAGCTCCTCCTCGGTTCTGCTGTTCACTTCGCCGTTGAGCCACTCGAGGAACTTGATAAAAGCTTCCTCGCAGAACTTGTTGCTGCCAACGTGGATGTCGCTGAGAAGGATGGCGTAGACCTTCTCATCGAGCGGTGGTTTGGGCCTCTTGAACTTCGGAACGTCCGGCAGGAACACCCTGTTGGCGAAGAATATTCCCTTTCCTGGAGTACCTCTGAAGGCAACAACCGAATCGGGCATTATCGTATTGTAGGCTTCCTTTGCACCCTCCTTGTCTGAGCCTATGAAGACCTTGATCCTCCCGGTGGCATCCTCGATCTCAAAGAGATAGCCTTTTCTCGTCTCGCGCTTCTCGTTGACGAGCCCGATTATCGTGACATCATCTTCGCGGACGTAGCTCAGCTTGGCGATGTCCACTATCGTGCCGATTTCAGGGTTTTCGCGGAAGATCCTCCGCATCTTCTTAAGCCTGGACTTGAAGTAGCTGGAATAGGCCTGGATTATGACCTCGCCCTCCTTGCTCTGGGCGTTCTTGACCTTTGGAACCTCGAACTTCACGTTCTTAACGTCAAAGGCAAGCTTCCACTCGTCGGGAATCTCCTTTGCCCTGTAATGGAAGCCCTCCTTTGGGGTTATCACGAGGTCGGAATAGGTCGAATAGGCCTTCTCTTCCTCTGGAGTTTCCTCCTCCACGTAGGCTATTGGAACACCGTAGTCACCGTAGACTATCTTCGGCTTGACGCCGTTGTCGCCGTTCTCGTAGTACTCCTCGGAGTCTTCGTACCCATTCCCACTCCCGTTTTCCACTAGAAGGGACTCATCAGAGAAGCCAGTTTCATCGGGAAATTCTCCTTCAGAGGACTCTTCTAGGAGGGTCTCACCTTCAGGAGTTCCAGTGGAAATAAAACTCTCCCCCCCAGAGAAGGCTTCTTCTAAAGCCTCTGATTCATAATTAGAGCCAAGAAAATCCTCAGATCCTAAGGCATTTCCAGTAGAAATAAAGGCCTCCTCCCCCTCGGAAGGCTGAACAACTTCAGCATTATCTTCCACAGAAGACAATAGCTCTGGTTCAGTGTTGATTTCATCCTCCAGTGAAGAGCCTTCAGATGCTAGAGAACTTTCCTCAGCGGCGACAACATCTCCAACAGGCGCTGCACTTGGCTCAGCTATAGATTCGGCCCCATCGAGAGAAGCTTCAATGGCCTCAGACCCATCAGATTCAGACTCCAGAGCTGTCTCCTCGTTAAGTTCTACAGGAGGTTCAGAAGCACCCCTCCCTTGGAATACCGAACTTTCGAGGGCAGCGTTTCCACTGGAAATAATGCCCTTCTCCGCCAGGAACTCTCTGGCAAGGTTGGAGTCTACAACGAACGTCCCACGGTTTTTGGCGAACTTTATCAGCTCGGCCAGGGTGAATGCCTTCTTGTAGTGGTCTGCGAGCAGATAATACGCGGACGGCGTGATAAGGTAGTTGTTCTTAAGGAGGTCCTCCACCAGCATCAGAACAACCTCCTCTGGCGGGAGAGGCTCAGGGTGAGCAGCGGGCGAACCTGCTCGTCGTGGCGGTAGATGTTCTTCACCATATACGGAGTCACGTTGAGCCTTATCTCCTTTGTCCTCCCGTAGCGGCCCTTGCTGACGACCTTGGCGTTGATTATGCCGAGCATGTCGAGTTCGTTGATCAGATCGCTCACGCGCCTCTGGGTTAGAGGTTCAACGTCAAGGCTGTCGCAGAGCATCTTGTAAATTGAGTAGACCTCACCGGTGTTAGCGGGAAGCTCGCCGTTTTCGTCGAGCATGACTATCGCATAGAGGAGGACCTTCGAGTGGAGAGGAAGGGTTTTTATGACCTCCTCCATGGTGTCCTGCTCAATCTTTTCCTGGGCCTTCCAGACGTGCCTTTCGGTTACCTTGCTGGCCCCCTCGCGCTCCGCTATCTCACCGGCAACCCTCAGAAGATCGAGGGCCCTCCTCGCGTCTCCG is part of the Thermococcus stetteri genome and encodes:
- a CDS encoding DNA-directed DNA polymerase II large subunit, producing MSEELYSPEMKAYFESLQREIDRAYEIARKARAQGKDPSLDVEVPQATDMAGRVESLVGPPGVAERIRELVKEYGKEIAALKVVDEIIEGRFGDLGSKEKYAEQAVRTALAILTEGIVSAPLEGIADVKIKRNEWTDGSEYLALYYAGPIRSSGGTAQALSVLVGDYVRKKLGLDRFKPSDKHIERMVEEVDLYHRAVTRLQYHPEADEVRLAMRNIPIEITGEETDKVEVSHRNVPGVETNHLRGGAILVLAEGVLQKAKKLVKYIDKMGIEGWDWIKEFVEAKEKGKGGEEKKEETKAEDSGSESVAEKMEKVEKGFYYELYEKFRTNIAPNKKYTKEIIGGRPLFAEPSTNGGFRLRYGRSRVSGFATWSVNPATMLILDEFIAIGTQMKTERPGKGCIVTPATTVEGPIVRLKNGSVVRVDDYETALKVRNEVDEILYVGDALVNFGDFVENNQTLLPANYVEEWWVQELVQAVKDLYEVELQPFAENDREAVEEAAEYLEVDPDFLWNLLRDPLRVRPDVETAIHLSTVLDIPFHPYYTLYWNTLKPEEVEELQKALLNAQIEWGEFRKNRFAKKVVLENDKTIKRYLELLGLPHRLERIEKKRKVIVVEYPWSAALLTPLGNLEWEFKAKPFHTVIDIINENNRIKLRDRGISWIGARMGRPEKAKERKMKPPVQVLFPIGLAGGQSRDIKKAAEEGKTARVEIAFFKCPKCGHVGPEHLCPVCGTRKELLWHCSKCGADYPESDAKDFGYRCPKCDVELKPYAEREIKPADLLRQAMDNVKVYGIDRLKGVKGMTSGYKMAEPLEKGLLRVKNDVYVFKDGTIRFDATDAPITHFKPKEIGTSVEKLRELGYTHDFEGRPLERDDQILELKVQDVILPYEAGRYLLKVARFIDDLLEKFYGLPRFYNAEKMEDLIGHLVIGLAPHTSAGIIGRIIGFSDVLVGYAHPYYHAAKRRNCFPGDTRILVQINGVPQRITLKELYDLFEDERYENMVYVRKKPKADVKVYSFDPESGKVVLTDIEDVIKAPSTDHMIRFELELGRSFETTVDHPVLVYENGKFVEKRAFEVREGDRILVPNLELPEKNTEYIDLLKEFSREEFAHLHDRIMVRGIAEWLRSVEADVKEDYLRRDSIPLSILLRVLTEKGISIEEVPSCWLGFKRDKVRIKRFVPLKPLLRIVGYYLAEGYARESESVYQLSFSIADEEVREDLKRALREAFGDGFGIYEGDGKVTVGSRILYLLFMEVLKTGKNAYSKRVPSLVFTLPREAVAEMLKAYFEGDGSVVPSKPMIAVYSVNRALLEDIDTLLISKFGLYSSWGVDRNANSRRGNIVEKYHSRKGGDVPVSTVYRLNLYGIQAKRFIEFIGFVSKRKNSVLATWASHGFRTHSKATEMGVLLKVRRVEYVGPPDQWVYSLSAAKYHTIVISNNITTANCDGDEDAVMLLLDALLNFSKYYLPEKRGGKMDAPLVVTTRLDPREVDSEVHNMDVVRYYPLEFYRATYELKSPKEVKVIERVEDRLNKPEMYEGIKFTHDTDDIGLGPKMSLYKQLGDMEEKVARQLALAERIRAVDEHHVAETIINSHLVPDLRGNLRSFTRQEFRCVKCNTKYRRPPLTGRCPKCGGKIVLTVSKGAIEKYLPTAKMLVTKYNVKDYTRQRICITEKDIKTLFENVFPERQRTLMGFSADICEKMVKERTGHSNGRNGYLDEFNGKNGKAGKKSGSSTSKSLGGSREPAKKKEETKSRRSTTTKLIASIEAAAKKSHVQDKTAGKMDNTSEKKPKKKKRKGISLDEFFGS
- a CDS encoding DNA-directed DNA polymerase II small subunit — encoded protein: MLVEDLLKNNYLITPSAYYLLADHYKKAFTLAELIKFAKNRGTFVVDSNLAREFLAEKGIISSGNAALESSVFQGRGASEPPVELNEETALESESDGSEAIEASLDGAESIAEPSAAPVGDVVAAEESSLASEGSSLEDEINTEPELLSSVEDNAEVVQPSEGEEAFISTGNALGSEDFLGSNYESEALEEAFSGGESFISTGTPEGETLLEESSEGEFPDETGFSDESLLVENGSGNGYEDSEEYYENGDNGVKPKIVYGDYGVPIAYVEEETPEEEKAYSTYSDLVITPKEGFHYRAKEIPDEWKLAFDVKNVKFEVPKVKNAQSKEGEVIIQAYSSYFKSRLKKMRRIFRENPEIGTIVDIAKLSYVREDDVTIIGLVNEKRETRKGYLFEIEDATGRIKVFIGSDKEGAKEAYNTIMPDSVVAFRGTPGKGIFFANRVFLPDVPKFKRPKPPLDEKVYAILLSDIHVGSNKFCEEAFIKFLEWLNGEVNSRTEEELVSRVKYLILGGDVVDGVGIYPGQYNELAIPDIFDQYEALANLLKQVPDHITMFIGPGNHDAARTALPQPGFYEEYAKPLYKLKNAVIISNPAVIRLHGRDFLIAHGRGIEDVVDFVPNRSHHSPAEAMVELLKLRHIAPTFGNKVPIAPDPEDTLVIESVPDLFQAGHVHVMEYKTYNGVFVINTGTWQAQTEFQKMVNIIPTPARVPIIDVETARLRAVVRFDQFCEGV